From Solibacillus sp. FSL W7-1464:
TCATTTTCTTTATTATAAGTAGCATGCTGTTTTCTCGCTTCGAGCACTTTGGATGCCGAAAAGATGAATACTGCCAGCCAAATACATATGAAAGTGATGAACTCTGTCAGTGTAAACGGCTCATTGTATAAAAAGATGCCGAGCATTAAGGTGATCGTCGGTGACAAAAATTGAATGAAACCCATTAAATAGAACGGTATTTTTTGCGCACTTTTCGCAAATAGGACAAGTGGCAAGGCCGTCACGATCCCACCGCCCATCAATAGTAGATTCGTTTTCCAGTCCACCTGCATAAAAGCAATTTCCGATGTGTTCATTAAATAAATGTAAACCCCTACGGCAATCGGTAAAACGAACAATGTTTCGATCGCGAGTCCGCGTGTCGCATCGAGCGGAATCTGCTTTTTAATGACCCCGTAAAAAGCAAAAGTCAGCGCCAGCGCAAGTGATACCCAAGGAATCGTTCCGCCTAATACTGCCTGATACCCTACCCCGATGGCCGCAATGATGACTGCTATTGCAGTAGCACGGGAAATTTTCTCTTTGAAAAAGATCATCCCGAACAATACGGATATAAGCGGATTAATATAGTAACCTAAACTTGTCTGAAGTATATGGCCATTGTTAACTGCCCAAATAAAAATTCCCCAGTTAAGCGAAATAATTACCGAGGCAATGAACAGTAAAAAAAACTGTTTCTTATTTTTCCATAGCATTTTTGTATCTGCTATCATCTGTTTGTACTGACGGATCAGCAACACAAACACGACGGTGAATACAAAGGACCAAATGACACGCCCCACTAATATTTCCACACTGCCGACGTGCTGCATTTGTTTCCAGTAGAGGGGTATAACCCCCCACATTAAATAGGCGCCGATTGCTAAAAAGACGCCCTTCTTTAGTTCTGACATTGGTGCACCTTCTAATTTTTGATACTCTCATTATAGATGTCCATATTTGAGAAGTAAATAATTGTAGCTTCATAGCAACTTTTAAATTATTCCACTATACCATTTTGCAGTAAGTACATTTTATGATACAGCCCTTTTTGTGCGATAAGCTGCTGGTGTGTACCGCGTTCGACCATTTCCCCTTTATGCAGCACGAGTA
This genomic window contains:
- the rarD gene encoding EamA family transporter RarD, with amino-acid sequence MSELKKGVFLAIGAYLMWGVIPLYWKQMQHVGSVEILVGRVIWSFVFTVVFVLLIRQYKQMIADTKMLWKNKKQFFLLFIASVIISLNWGIFIWAVNNGHILQTSLGYYINPLISVLFGMIFFKEKISRATAIAVIIAAIGVGYQAVLGGTIPWVSLALALTFAFYGVIKKQIPLDATRGLAIETLFVLPIAVGVYIYLMNTSEIAFMQVDWKTNLLLMGGGIVTALPLVLFAKSAQKIPFYLMGFIQFLSPTITLMLGIFLYNEPFTLTEFITFICIWLAVFIFSASKVLEARKQHATYNKENEVKV